A window from Montipora capricornis isolate CH-2021 chromosome 7, ASM3666992v2, whole genome shotgun sequence encodes these proteins:
- the LOC138055441 gene encoding uncharacterized protein, which yields MFSKKNMLAASLMLCLDDVLDLMLCLDDVLDEEQVISIFGDLTRKNPPFRYWKFETIDVQLSDMSEAEVRAEFRFAPSEIDLLCQALRIPPKFTCLNGTVASGEEGLLTLLKRFAYPCRLSDMVPRFGRSVPEISLILTEVTKHVVEMQGHLLKDLNQPWLQPHHLEEFALVIHQKGAALDNCWGFVDGTVRPICRPGEHQRLMFSGHKRVHGLKFQSVVAPNGMIANLFGPVEGKRHDSAMLRMSGLLGQLEQYSFNQAGHPLCIYGDPAYPLRVHLQVPFKRGHLRPDEEAFNSSMSNLRSAVEWVFNDITSYFSFLDFKRNLKIGLSPVGTMYSACALLRNAHTCFYGSSTSTHFDLQPPTIQEYFQF from the exons atgttttcaaagaaaaatatgttagCAGCATCTTTGATGCTTTGTCTCGACGATGTCCTGGATTTGATGCTTTGTCTCGACGATGTCCTGGATGAAGAGCAAGTCATAAGCATTTTTGGCGACCTTACGAGGAAAAATCCACCGTTTCGGTACTGGAAATTTGAGACAATTGATGTTCAACTGAGCGACATGTCGGAAGCGGAGGTGAGAGCTGAATTCAGGTTTGCCCCTTCCGAGATAGATCTTCTCTGTCAAGCTCTCAGAATACCCCCAAAATTCACCTGTCTGAATGGAACTGTGGCATCAGGAGAGGAAGGGCTTCTTACGCTCCTGAAGAGATTTGCTTATCCGTGCCGCCTGAGTGATATGGTTCCTCGTTTCGGTCGCTCGGTTCCTGAAATCAGCCTTATTTTAACGGAAGTAACTAAACATGTTGTTGAGATGCAGGGGCATCTCCTGAAAGATCTCAACCAGCCCTGGTTGCAGCCGCATCACCTGGAAGAGTTCGCGTTGGTAATCCACCAGAAAGGCGCAGCCTTGGACAACTGCTGGGGGTTCGTTGATGGTACGGTCAGACCCATATGCCGTCCAGGAGAACACCAGCGTTTAATGTTCAGTGGCCACAAAAGGGTTCATGGATTGAAATTCCAATCAGTTGTGGCCCCGAATGGCATGATTGCTAATTTGTTTGGTCCTGTAG AAGGGAAAAGACATGACTCAGCGATGTTGAGGATGTCAGGACTGCTTGGCCAGCTGGAGCAATACTCCTTTAATCAAGCAGGTCACCCCCTTTGCATTTATGGGGACCCAGCCTACCCTTTGAGAGTGCATCTTCAGGTCCCTTTTAAGAGAGGACACCTTAGACCGGATGAGGAGGCATTCAATTCCTCCATGAGT AACT TGAGGTCTGCAGTGGAGTGGGTGTTTAATGACATAACATCTTATTTTAGTTTCTTAGACTTCAAAAGAAATCTGAAAATTGGACTCAGCCCAGTGGGTACAATGTATTCCGCTTGTGCTTTGTTAAGAAATGCCCATACCTGCTTTTATGGCTCCAGCACTAGCACTCATTTTGATTTGCAACCACCCACTATCCAGGAATACTTTCAGTTTTAA
- the LOC138057458 gene encoding uncharacterized protein: protein MALTIKQGFALPKPELPTFDGNPLEYWNFIKSFETNIERNATSESEKLMYLLQYTSGDARKTIKCCLVMDQSVGYQNAKKLLKERFGYPFVIASKYVAKLTEGPPLKPTDRSGLLTFADQLKDCEHTLRSIGYLDEVNSADNLRRIVQKLPFHLRAKFIEVADGIQQSGQRTNIGHIADFVS, encoded by the coding sequence ATGGCTTTAACAATAAAGCAAGGCTTTGCATTGCCGAAACCAGAGCTGCCAACCTTCGATGGCAATCCTCTCGAGTATTGGAATTTtataaaatcatttgaaactaaCATCGAGCGAAATGCAACAAGTGAAAGTGAAAAATTGATGTATCTTCTTCAATACACATCGGGCGATGCAAGAAAAACCATCAAGTGCTGTTTAGTCATGGACCAGTCAGTTGGGTATCAAAACGCAAAGAAGTTATTGAAAGAACGGTTCGGTTACCCGTTTGTAATCGCTTCGAAGTATGTAGCAAAGTTGACTGAAGGACCTCCCTTAAAGCCAACAGATCGTTCCGGATTATTAACCTTTGCAGACCAGTTAAAGGATTGTGAACATACGCTGAGGTCAATTGGGTATTTGGACGAAGTCAATAGTGCCGACAACCTGAGACGAATTGTACAGAAATTGCCTTTTCACCTCCGAGCTAAGTTCATAGAAGTAGCAGATGGTATTCAACAATCTGGCCAAAGAACGAATATCGGCCACATAGCGGATTTCGTTAGTTAA